In Nodularia sp. LEGE 06071, the genomic window GCTATCAATACCACGACCACCAAATACTCAGGTTCTGCCGAAAAAACGGCTGAAAACATTTCCCCAGGCGATGCCAACACCTCTAGCAAAAGAACCAAAACTCACAGGCGTGGTGACAAGTCAGGACTGGCGCGACCGAGGAGAATAAATCAACGTCAACCAGTACAGAAATCACTGATACAGCTATTAGAATTACTGCCTTGGCCGTTAATGCTGCAAACTGGAACAGGTGAAGTAATCACAAAAAATCCGGCTTGGTGGGAACAATTGGGAGCATTGAAAGATCCAGAAGGTATCCGCAAACAAGTGGAAGCTATACTAGCCCCAGTCCAGACGAAAACAGCGACAGAATACGCCAGCCCACAATCTACCAGATTTCATCATTATGAGCGAGGGCATGACCATGACGGCGAGGGACATCCTTTTTCTGTGAGGAATGAAGCCCCGCCCGTAGAGCCATTCTCTCCACCATCATCGGCAGGAAACCTGCATGAGCATATATCCAATCGCTGTTTTTTGGATAGCCAGATGGGTACTTGTACCTGCGTTGTGGAAGTGCAGAATGGTCAGGAGCGAATTTGGCAGTTTGCCAAAATTCTCTTAGATAGTCCTAAGTCAGAACTTCTATTTCAGGGAATGTTTCCCGGAAAATTTACGAGTGAGCAAGCTGCGGCGACTCTCAAGGCTGAACGGGGTAATGATTTATGGTTAATTTTAGCTACTGATGTGACTGAACAGCAGCTGATATATAAAGAACTAGCAGCCAAAAATGCTGACCTGATTCAATTAAATCGCTTAAAGGATGAGTTTTTAGCTTGTATTAGTCATGAATTGAAAACCCCCCTGACTGCTGTTTTGGGACTATCGCGGTTGCTAGTAGACCAGCAGTTGGGTGAACTCAACGAGCGCCAAGCCCGTTATGCGGGACTGATTCATCAAAGCGGACGGCATTTGATGAGTGTAGTGAATGACATTTTAGATTTGACCCGCATGGAAACGGGACAGATGGATTTAGCCCTGGTTCCGGTGAAAATTCGTGCAGTGTGCGATCGCGCCCTGACCGAAGCCAAGGCCATCCACACTCAAACAACGAAAGCTACCACCACCCCCACCGCAAATTCTATGCCAGAATTTGCGATCGCCATTGAAGCAGGCTTAGACCAGATAGTCGCCGATGAATTACGCTTGCGTCAAATGTTAGTACACCTACTTTCTAACGCCTTTAAGTTCACGGAAAACTCTGGCGAAATTGGTTTGCGGGTCAGTCGCTGGGAAGGCTGGGTGGCCTTTACAATTTGGGATACAGGTATTGGCATTCCTGAACATCAGCAACATTTAATCTTCCAAAAATTCCAACAACTGGAAAATCCCCTCACCCGTCAATTTGAAGGTACTGGGCTGGGGTTGGTTTTAACCAGGGCTTTGGCTCGTCTCCACGGAGGTGATGTCAGCTTCTTATCTCGTGAGGGCAAAGGTAGCCAATTTACTTTACTACTACCACCCAGTCCGCCCACAACAGGCTTAAGCAGTCCGGAGATGGGAATCACAGAAAATGGCCAGATCCAAATTCCGGAAACAGCAGAAAATGCCACTTCACCACGTCAACGCTGTGCCACAACTGCCCAACATCAACCCACTAGCTCACAACGTTTAGTCCTCGTAGTGGAAGCTGTAGCCCGATATATCGAAGATTTGACCGATCAGCTCAAAGGGTTAGGTTATCGGGTCGTCATCGCTCGCTCAGGAACCGAAGCGGTGGAAAAAGCCCGCCGTTTGCAACCGAAAGCGATCTTTCTCAATCCTTTATTACCTTTACTTTCGGGTTGGGATGTGCTGACTTTGTTGAAATCTGATCCTGCAACCAAACACATTCCGCTGATGGTGACAGCGACGGGAGCGGAAAAGGAACAAGCATTTGCTAATCGCGCCGATGGTTTTCTGAATTTGCCAGTCCAGCATCAGGCTTTGGTCCCACTTTTAGAAACTTTAGTTGCTCAACCAGCAATTGGGCAGTCAGGGTTAGACTTTGGTAAAATTACCCCAAAGACAACGCCATTAAGAATTCTCAGGTTGGTAGAACAGAATTTAGCATCAATTCACCCCCAACCGGCGCTGCGAGAACATCGGGTGATTGAGGTGGATGACTTAGATCAGGCGGAACTCTTGGCGCGGGTTTGGGAGTTCGATGTCATTTTACTAGATGCTCAAGGTTCTTTGGCGCAAACCTACCTACAACAGTTAGCTCAATATCCGATATTGGCTGATATTCCCTTGGTGACTTGCGATGTCGCCACGACTCTGGCGGCTTCTCAGATTCCGGGTTTGTCGGTGTTTCCTTTCTTGACACCATTCTCTGGAGAGAAGGATAATTGTCGCGATCGCACTGATCCTTTATTATCTGTGTTGCAAATTGCATCTGGTGTCTGCTGTCCACCGAGCATCCTGGTGGTAGATTTGACGATGCTGGATGACTTACCACAAATTCGGCGCAAACAGGTCAAGGATGGTCAAACAGTCATTAAATCTTCACTGAATAACGACAGTACAGAACGGGGATCGGAGTGGTTCCAAGCTTTAATTCAGTATTTGCAAACTGCTGGTTTGAAAGCAGCAATGGGGCGTTCTTGGGCAGAAGTTCTCCAACAAATTCGCCACCAAAGCGTTGATTTACTGCTGATTTGCTTGGGTGATTCTTCTGTTCATGAAGAGGTGCTAACAGAGCTAAAAGCCTTGGCAGATTTACCGTTTGAGTTGCCACCAGTTTTGGTAATTGACCAGCAATTAAATCATACTTTCACCCGTTCTCTGTCGGCAGGTTCCCCAGAGGAAGGTAATCAGTCCAGTCAGAACAAATTGGATGCAGCCGAAAATGTGATGAATGAGTTGGCGCAGGTTGTCGTCCGCATAGCGTCTCGTTCCCGCAGCTTCTCGGTGACAGGAGAAGACACGGCGGCCCAGATTTTGCCTCGTTCTATATCAATGGAAGATTTATTAATTCAGATCAATCAAGCTTTAGGTTTGACCGGAAACGGGGCTGATTGACACTCTGCGGTTTAAAAACGCGCAGATTCTCTAAGACTTGGCTTAAAAGGGATAGTCAAATATCCCCCTAGACGCTCAAAACAACTACCAGCACCAAAGGTATTGTAATTGCGCTTACTTAGATTCAATTAATGCTTTGGGAGTTCATCACTTGCCAGTTCGGTACGCTCCATGTTTTCCCATTACTTGTTTATCCAGGGCGACAACTTGTGTAGGTACGAGATAAATTAGGGGTTACTCCTGACAAAACACTTCAAAACGTAGATGATTATTCCTACTTGCATTTTAATTCTATCATTTTTCATTGTGGTTAAAACCACACGTGGCGTGTTTCCTCCACTGTCTAAAGCCAAGTGGCTTCCACACGACCCGCAATATTTTTGTGAGAGGCTGCTTGTGGTTCCAGTTCATTTGATGAAGATATGGTGAATGATTCTTGCTTGGTTCTTCTCAAGGAAACTCGAATTAACTGATAATTGTCCCTAGTGTCTAAAATATTGTAACTACTGGGTTGCAAGTCCATTTTCACCAGGGCTTTCGGTTCAGCTATCACTAGCAAGGAAGGCGGCTGTGCTGGCTCAGATGTGCGATTTTGAATATGCTCTACGGCATCTTTTGTCAGTTGAATATAATTTACAGGTTTTTGCGTGTAAAAGGCTACACTTGGCTTTTTGAACCCAACCATAACTATTTCTTCGTCTAATTCTTTTGCTTCTAATACTAAGGCGGATAAGTCTCTTAAGGGTTGCTGACGCAGTTGATCCATGAAAAACAAGGCTGGCATTAAGACAATGATCAAGAATGCCGTAAATATCAATAGATTGACGTTAATAATATTGTGCCAACGGCGACTGAT contains:
- a CDS encoding hybrid sensor histidine kinase/response regulator; translation: MSMLQYPLYDFLATVPNCVETSTLAIVLEMFEQEQCDRLVVVNQQQYPIGLVKSARFSQKLLAAGVDHQVLDLQQALSTWDQAMIEPLQTLPATYCVEQFELLLHYQHSQSHNHLDWALIDGEGKFLGLLNSARLLRALAQEKLAINTTTTKYSGSAEKTAENISPGDANTSSKRTKTHRRGDKSGLARPRRINQRQPVQKSLIQLLELLPWPLMLQTGTGEVITKNPAWWEQLGALKDPEGIRKQVEAILAPVQTKTATEYASPQSTRFHHYERGHDHDGEGHPFSVRNEAPPVEPFSPPSSAGNLHEHISNRCFLDSQMGTCTCVVEVQNGQERIWQFAKILLDSPKSELLFQGMFPGKFTSEQAAATLKAERGNDLWLILATDVTEQQLIYKELAAKNADLIQLNRLKDEFLACISHELKTPLTAVLGLSRLLVDQQLGELNERQARYAGLIHQSGRHLMSVVNDILDLTRMETGQMDLALVPVKIRAVCDRALTEAKAIHTQTTKATTTPTANSMPEFAIAIEAGLDQIVADELRLRQMLVHLLSNAFKFTENSGEIGLRVSRWEGWVAFTIWDTGIGIPEHQQHLIFQKFQQLENPLTRQFEGTGLGLVLTRALARLHGGDVSFLSREGKGSQFTLLLPPSPPTTGLSSPEMGITENGQIQIPETAENATSPRQRCATTAQHQPTSSQRLVLVVEAVARYIEDLTDQLKGLGYRVVIARSGTEAVEKARRLQPKAIFLNPLLPLLSGWDVLTLLKSDPATKHIPLMVTATGAEKEQAFANRADGFLNLPVQHQALVPLLETLVAQPAIGQSGLDFGKITPKTTPLRILRLVEQNLASIHPQPALREHRVIEVDDLDQAELLARVWEFDVILLDAQGSLAQTYLQQLAQYPILADIPLVTCDVATTLAASQIPGLSVFPFLTPFSGEKDNCRDRTDPLLSVLQIASGVCCPPSILVVDLTMLDDLPQIRRKQVKDGQTVIKSSLNNDSTERGSEWFQALIQYLQTAGLKAAMGRSWAEVLQQIRHQSVDLLLICLGDSSVHEEVLTELKALADLPFELPPVLVIDQQLNHTFTRSLSAGSPEEGNQSSQNKLDAAENVMNELAQVVVRIASRSRSFSVTGEDTAAQILPRSISMEDLLIQINQALGLTGNGAD